A window of Cryptomeria japonica chromosome 3, Sugi_1.0, whole genome shotgun sequence contains these coding sequences:
- the LOC131874024 gene encoding receptor kinase-like protein Xa21: MNNLKESVLLLIFTTFIFLTFSSNELQYQNQIDAEALLEIKRSVKKDATLSLSAWVNGNNICNWTGITCDCNQRVVSVVLKYKGLAGNIPPHIGNLSFLTILDLSYNYFSAHIPQELGKLEKLQYIKLYQNNLQGSIPVSLCACTNLLQLRLNNNLLSGNIPAELSSLHNLKILDIPFNKLSGIIPQGLANCTALKRLDLGNNLLAGTIPRSLSNCTKLRVLSLSWNALEGPIPSEILTTLTRLRYLYLRSNKLNGSISMEIGK, translated from the coding sequence ATGAACAATTTGAAAGAGTCCGTTCTTTTACTCATCTTCACTACTTTTATCTTTCTTACGTTTTCATCCAATGAGTTGCAATACCAAAATCAGATTGATGCAGAAGCCTTGCTCGAAATAAAAAGGTCAGTAAAAAAGGATGCAACTCTTTCATTGTCCGCCTGGGTAAATGGAAACAACATTTGCAACTGGACTGGAATAACTTGCGATTGTAATCAAAGGGTTGTGAGCGTGGTTCTCAAATACAAGGGATTGGCTGGTAACATACCCCCTCACATAGGCAATTTGTCCTTTCTTACAATACTCGACCTCTCTTATAATTATTTCTCTGCTCACATTCCCCAAGAGCTTGGTAAATTAGAAAAGTTGCAGTACATTAAGCTCTATCAAAACAACTTGCAAGGTTCAATTCCGGTTAGTCTGTGTGCCTGCACAAATCTTTTACAACTCCGATTAAACAATAATCTGTTAAGTGGAAACATTCCAGCAGAGTTGAGTTCCTTGCATAACTTGAAGATTCTCGACATCCCTTTCAATAAATTGAGTGGTATCATCCCTCAAGGCTTGGCAAATTGCACTGCACTTAAAAGACTAGATCTTGGCAATAATCTTTTAGCAGGCACCATCCCCAGGTCATTAAGTAACTGCACAAAATTGCGTGTCCTATCACTGTCCTGGAATGCGCTTGAAGGACCAATTCCGTCTGAGATATTAACAACATTGACCAGATTACGATATCTGTATCTGCGTTCCAACAAACTCAACGGTAGCATCTCAATGGAGATTGGCAAATAA